GGGGACACACTCAGAGCCCAGCCAGCTCCTTGCTAACAGACAGTCTTGCAAAATGAGCCCATAAAGGCCATCTTCCTCTGGCTCAGGTCTTGCTAGAGTGGCAGCTCTGATGCCTCCAAAGAAGCACCCCTTGTTGCCTCCCTTCCCCGCCACTGAGCTCCTGCCACTTGTGGAGGATGGGACAGATGGGGCTGTCATACCTCAGGGTCACCCCACAAAATGAAGTTACTTTGCTCCTGAGATACCTACTGCCTGGCCGGGAACTCAAGGTGGCTCCTGACATGGGATGATTGACATTCAGTGCTCATGAAGAGAAGAAGTTAAACAAGATGTGGCAGAGACAAGGTCCCATTAACGTGTGGCTTTATATTCACTACACTCACCTTCATCTCCCTCCCTTGGTATGTGCAGGATCCCAGCAGCATCACCCAGATCCAGACCTCGGGTCCAAAAGAGCCAAGGGCAGTGGTAAATGGGGTTGGTTTGAGCCCCAAGTGCTTGCAAGGGCAAGTGGGTCATGGGAAGCCATCTCAGCTTAGCTGGTGTCTTGCAGGGGACATGTGATGGTGACCAGCAAGCTCTTGGGTGGCCACACTGTTGTCCAGCTTGAACACTGACCCCAGGGGCTgcttcagaagagaagaaagcactttctgctcagctctccagcctgaacCACTGGGCAGAGAAATGTTCCAGTCCTTCAGGTGCAGAGACAAATATGGCCAGGTAAGGCTGGTTCCTGCTTCAGTGGCACTAGGCAGGCAGTCTGCTCCTTCCCACACAGCTGGTCCGAGCTCCTCCATCCTCAGGACTGCGGTGTCCTCCCTTCCTTCACCCCATGGACACTCTTCAGAGCCACAAAGCCCCCAGGCTCAGGTCCCACCTTCCCCCATGCGCCCACACGTCACCTCTCCAGGCTGCGTCTGGCTCTTGCAGGGCCTGGGGTGACTGCACATTCTTGCACGTGGATACACAGGTGTGCACGTGCCACACACACGCTCCTGTGCACCCCAAGGGACACTACAGCAGTGGCGTTAGACAGCTCTACACCATAAATCCATCCAGCCTTGCTTGCTCCCTGTTCCACAGCCCCAAGGCCACCTCAAAGCCACCCCAAGGTCTTTCCTCTGCATCGTCCCCACTCGGGATCTTCCACTCCCTGCCCACTGCGGCAGCTCTTTAACCAAGCGTGGCGCTTGGCAGCTCTGCCTCACCAGCAGGCGGTCACGGCACCCAGAGCAGCCCGTGCTCTGGAACGCGCAGCTCCACAACAAGCCAGTTTGCATGAAGCAGCTCAACCCACCATGCTACAGcgcaggcagctgcaggcagccttCCTCCTCAGGCAAGACTTTGCAAGtggctgcagctctccagctttctccctgctctcccttccATGAGCTCTTGCCCATGCCTTGAttcccagctggcagcaggtCTCAAGTGGGGTGCCCCAGGGTCAGTACTGGGGCCGTGTTCTCCATCCTCATCAGCAGATCAGATGAGGAGACAACTGCTCCTTGCAGTGAGACTAAACTAGGGGGAATGGGTGCGCAGCAAATGGCAGAGTCTCAGGCCAGGTGGACCCCATGAAACTCAAAATTCGGGTCAACAGAAACCTTGTGGACATCAAGACGGGCCAGATAACCCCAGGTTTTGCCCAGGCTGGGGACTGAGGGGCTAAGCAAGGTCCCAGTGAAAAGGACCTGGGACAAGGTCCCAGACAAGTTCCCTGGATAAGAGGACAAATGAGGCAAGCTGCCTCCTAGGTGacgtgaggaagagtgtggccagcaacCTGAGAGAAGGGGTTGTCCCCTCTGTGCAGCACTAGGGAGGCCACGGCTGAGTGCTATGCCCAGACTGGCCCCCCAGTTCAGAGAGaggtggaggagctggagaggggccagcagatgctgctggcagggctgggacctgGGGCTGGGATctgccagccaggaggaggCTTGGGGGAATCTACCAGAAGCCTGCAGCTAGCTGGAGGGTAGGTGCAAAGGCGACGGAGCCACGCTCTCTCGTTAGGGCACAAGGACAACGGACATTAATTGCagcttcatagaatcatagaatggtttgggttggaagggggcttaaagatcgtctagttccaacccctgaACTTCAAGCTGGACAGTAGGaatcatcatttttttcctggggagGTGGTGCAGCTCTGGGACACGCCACCAGGGAGGTGGGGTGAGTGTGTCCTTCAAGACAGAGCTGGGCAAAGCCATGGCTGACCTTACCCTGTGGTGTTTCTGCTCCAAGCAGGAGGGTGAGCTAGAGACCCCCAGGGTTCCCTTCCCACCAGCATCACCAGGATCCTGCAAGCTCAGCGAGGGGCAGCCTCCCCTCCTGCaaatccttccccttccccacggagcccaccctgcagccccaggacaCCTTGACAGCCAAGGTCCTGTGCACTGGACCGTGGCCCCATCCCAGGCACGCCAGGACCCGCATCCTGCCGATGCTGAAGCCCATCGCTCCCAGCAGCGAGGCCTGGCCGCTGCTCCTGGCAGGTGATCAGGTGGTGCAGCATCAGCGAGCTGGTGCTGCAAAGTCAGGCACAGAGATTGCCgtggaggggagagcagagccgGCGGGGACAGGGGGCTCGGGGACCCAGGGGCACCGCTGCCCCTGAAAGCTGAGCCACCTGCACGCTGCTACCTGCTGAATTATAGAGGAGCTGACAGCCAGCGGGAGAGAAATGCGATCGGGGTTAGCCAGGCGGGGAAGACATCCGAGCTCCCAGCAGCTGCGATAGCAACTGCAGGGAAGGAGCCTTCCTCCCCCCTGCTCTGCGCAGCGCAGCGTGGCCAGGGGGGCTGGAGGGCTCTGGTGTGCCTAGGTGGCCGGTGCCCGCTCTGGGGGCACGGGCTCGGGGCTCGGAGGATGATGTGAGCTGCAGCAAGCACCCGACCAGGCAGAAGCTCAAGGGCAGAGCTGGATTTCCCAGGAGGTGAGGCAGGAGGAGCCTGCCCGCAGCCAGTGCCCGCGCCCTGGgtccagcagctcagccccatgTCCAGAGAAGGGGAGATGGTTTATATCCCAGATGACTCCGACTTCAGCTCCTTCAGGGATCAGTGCGAGAGCCTGGAGGGCTGGCACTGCCGCTATAACAAGGCTGGCGTGACCGTGTGGAGCCAGGGCCAGGAGGAGAGCTGCACCGTGCAGAAAATCAAGGTAAGCAGACGCCGGCGGCTGCGGGACCGCCAGCCCTTCCCTACCCCAGCTGCATGCCCAGCTGCTCCCGAGGGTCCCCGGGGTGCTGGCCCATCCTGGGGGTGCACTGCACCCTCACccagcctgcctggggctgTTTCTGCCCCGAATGCGGGGGCTGGTGGGGTTAGTCCCCCAGAGGTGCTTCCCCAGCTCcaagctgctctgcaggctcTCGCTGCCTGCCCCGGGGCTTTAGCCTCTCGACCTACCAGGGTGCCCGCTGCAGGACGGAAACGCAGCCCTGTGTGCTCACGTTGCAGCTGCCCCTGCTCCAGACACAGGCGGGAAGGCCCTGGGATCGATTACGTTATGGAGATGGCCTTGCTGGGAGCCCCCGGGCGTGAGACAGGCTGGCGGGAGGCCTCCCTGGTGCCTCTCCCCCGGCCACACCATCCTGGGGCACATCACCTCGTGTCCTGTGCTGGCTGAGTGTCACAAAGAGTTTAAGAGCCCCCATGTGCTATCTCAGGAGGCTTGCCTCTTGCCAGGGGCTGGATCTCTGATGCTGCAGCGGGACTAGCGAGGTTCAACCATCCCTCAGGCTGTTACACCTTGTTGTTCATCCACATGGCACTGCCAGGTGACCCTGAGTACATCAAGAGTGGTTAAGGGGTGCTGGGGGCGAGAGGCGTGCGAGCCCCATCATGGGGTAAGCCCTGCGTGGGAGCATCTTGTGGGACAACGCTTGGCTTTGTGGCTGGTGTcgcaggcagggctttggcttttCTGGCCACCAAGGATCAGGACTGCTGGAcagggatgggatccacctaAGCAAGCAAGGCCAGAACATCTTACCTACAGGACAGCCAACGTGATAAAGAGAGCTTTCAACTAGGAGTGTCAGGGAAGGGTTACTACAACCTGAGAGCAGTGAAGGCATGGGGAGGTGGTGAGGAGGCACCTGGGTACAGTACGCTGGAGGAGGCTCTTGCACCCCTCTCCTGAACACAGAGTAACTGGCAGCCTGTCGCAGGTGCCTGCACACCAGCGCATGCATCTGGGGAGACACGAGGAGGAGCTGGGCACACAATGATTGCAGTGCTGCCACGGATGGAGGCCCTTCAGGGCCATGGTGAGGAGGAGGGGTGGTGATTTCTGTGGAGGTGTAGCTGCAATAGATGCCACCTTGCTGCGGTGAGTCGGGGAAGAGCTTCTGGGCTAGGATCAGGGGGCACTTGAGCCAGTTGGGCATGCACAAGTCCACAGGACCAGGCAGGACGCACCCAGAGGTGCTAAGGGGGCTGACTGACATCTCTTTGAAAAGTCCCATTGGCTGCAGGAGGTCCCTGATAACTGGGAAGAGGCAAACATCACATCCATCTTccagaagggcaagaaggatgCTCCAGGGCACTATGGGCTGCTGtgtcacctccatccctgggaaggtgatggagacCATCCCCCTGGCAGCcaagtcacacagaatcacagaatggtcagggttggaaggcacctctggagatcatctagtccaaccccctgccccagcagggtcacccagagcaggttgcacagggtcgtgtccaggcggatttgaatatctccagagaaggagactccccacccttcctgggcagcctgtgccagggctctggcaccctcaaagtaaagaagtttttcctcatattcagatggaacttcccatgtttcagtttgtgcccgttgccccttgtcctgtcactgggcaccactgtgaagagtctggccccatcctcttgacacctgcccttaagatatttcatagaatggtttgggttgaaagggcCTTGTCCTCCAGGAACAGCATCAACTTGGGAACAGCATCAGGGACCTATCAAGGacaaatcatgcttgaccagtCTGGTTGCCTCCTGCAATGAGAGGACTGGCTGTGTGGGTATGGGGAGAACAGTGAAAGCTGCTTATCTTGACTTGGGTAAAGCCTTTGACAGCATTTCCCATAGTCTCCTCATTGCCATATTGGTGAGATCTGGACTAGAGAAGTGGATGATGAGGTGGGTGGAGAACCAGCTCACCACCAGGCCCATGGCATGGTGGTCCACAGTGCAGAGCCCAGATGGTGGCCAGTTGCTGAGTCCCACCATTACTGAGATGATGGAATCAGGTGCTCTCTCAATGAGTCTGCAGGCAGCACTCACTTCATGTGGAGAGCATTTGAAGTGCTGGAGACAAGGCTGCTGCTCAGcgtgacctggacaggctggagggaCAGGCTGGCAGGAACCTCGTGAAGTCCAGCCAAGTTCAAACAAGCACAGCCTGGCAGAGGGGATGCAGTTGTATCCCCCTTTGCCACCATGAAGCCCCATAGAGAAGGGACCCCAGGCAGGTCCTGGGGGGTCTGATCACCGTCACCCAGCCTGGTTCGTTGAAGGAATACCTCCTTGATGTGGTTTTTCCCTGCTCTGGAGAGGGCCTGGGCATGGTGCAGGGGTTAGTGCTGCCCATGAACCCTTCCCAAAATGGGGAATGGAGGATGCCACCCAGTGTGGGTGGGAGAGCTGGGCTGCACAGGCTGGGGCTTGGGGGTCAGAAGAGCCCCAGTCTTTCCATTAATTCAGGTGTACCCTAGAGAGTCCCTGAGCAGTTGGAGCTTTGGATTTTTTCCACCTGAATTCACTGTGGATGGTGGTTTTGGGCTCTGTGctttccccttcccagctgaATGCCTGCTGTGCCTGGTGTGGCTGTTGCACAGCCTCTGTTCATCCATGGCTGGAGAGGAGTGGTGGAGAGGCTTTAGtgggggattttgggggtgcaAGGCTGTGATGGTCCTGCTGTGATAACTGGAGCTTTCAGGAGCCCAGGAGAACCATGAGGTCCACTACCGGCTGGAGGCATCCTTCACCCTGCAGCAGTAGCACCTCCAGACCCAGCTGggagggggtggctggggagggggagtaGGAGGAGGGGGCTGGGTGCTCCCACACTCTCTTTCATGGTGCCCCTGGAAGCACAGCACATCCCCAGGACTGTCCTGGGCATGAGTCCAGCACGCCGGGCAGAAACCATCACCCAGGCCATCAGGGAAAGCTTGCCTGAGATTGATGGGACCTGCCACGTTCAGAAGGCCATCTCCGATTACACGGCACAGCTGAACACCTCATCAAAGATGCAAGGCCTCTAATGAGGAGCAGATGACATCTCCTTCCCCCTGGCATTGAGAGGAGTGGGGCGTCCGGCTTCATCAATAATGCACTCACCAGCACGGTTGGGCAGCTCCACAGCTCCGGTTACAGCCGGGGCCCCGCCAACCTCCCCGGCCCAGACCCCGTGCCTGAAAGCATCATGCCAGGGCAGGAGCATCCCTTTGCTCACCCTGAAGCAACATGGGGTGAGGGAACAGGGCTGGGCTTGGGGTACCCAGGCACCAGAGCCTGGACCACCAGGCAGCTCCATTTGAGGGCAGAGGGTCCTTGTCCCAGCGTAGCCCTCCTGCCTTTGCACTGTGCTGCACACTGGTGGCTCTGCCCGGGCTGTCCTGAAGCAGGGACGTGCGCTGCACCATGTGTGCAGAGCATCCTCCATGGCATACGTGCACGCAGCTTTATAGCAGCATGGGGGCATGCCACCGCACACAGGGACAGCCTGAAGTCCTTGTCCACAGACGGGCACAGCTCCGTGCTCTGGGGGTGGGTACTGCCCCCCTGCCCATCTCCCCACAGACTCGCATCTCCTGCAAGGACGTCCCTGCCGAGACGCTCTACGACGTGCTGCACGACACCCGCTACCGCAAGAAATGGGACTCGAACATGATCGAGACCTACGACATCGGGCGCCTGACTGTCAATGCTGACGTGGGATACTACTCCTGTGAGCAGCCCTCACCCCCTGGGGACCCTCAGGGCCCCCCTTCCCGACCCCATAGCCCCGTGCATGGGTGTGGGGCTATGGGGGCAATGGGTTGGGCATGTAACAGGGTCTGTCCGCAGGGAAATGCCCGAGCCCCCTGAAGAACCGGGATTTCGTCACCCTGCGCTCCTGGCTGCCCCTGGGCAATGACTACATGATCATCAACTACAGCGTCAAGCACCCGGTGAGCCCCTGGCcggccccagccctggcagtggGTGCTGACCCCATGGGCCAGCAgacacaggcagggctgggcagcggCTCGGGCAGGCTCTGAGGTACACGGCATCTCTCTGCAGAAATACCCACCCCGGAAGGATTTCGTGAGGGCTGTGTCCCTGCAGACAGGTTACCTGATCAAGGCAAACGGTGCCGGCGCCTGCATCCTCTATTATCTCACCCAAGTGGACCCTCGCGGTGAGTGCCAGCAGCAGGGGAGGGTGCAGTGGGCCTCCTCGGGGATGGGTCCCATTGTACCCCCAGAGCTCACCCACTGTGGATTTCCATCACCCTGAGGTCCAAAGGGCACTGGGAAGTGGGGACAAGCCATGGAAGAAGGGGGTCCCCTCCCAGGGCACAGCGTGGGGTGGGTGCCATCAGCCCTGGGGGGGCTCAGTCTGGCAGGGCACTGCAGGCTCATGGTGCCTCCTCTGGGGCTGGCCCGGATTGGCTGAGTGACGGGGCTTTGGGCTCTTGCAGGGTCGCTGCCAAAGTGGGTGGTGAACCGTGTCTCCCAGTTTGTGGCACCGAAGGTAAGCAGGGTGCATGGTCAGCAGTGGGATGTGCGGGCGTCAGGGATGAGCTGCCCCAAAGCAGCCCCCTGGGTAAGGGCAGGATTGGTGCTGGGTGACCCAGGGCTCACAGGGTGTGCACTGGTcatgctgctggggctgtgtgGTCCGATCCAggcccccatcccctcccagcacccccaaaaagcaagcaatgggggagctgggagctgcgCCCACAGGTTGGGGTGGCTCCATCCCCACAGGCGATGAAGAAGATCTACAAGGCTGGGCTGAAGTACCCAGAGTGGAAACGCAAGCACGACCCTGGGTACAAGCCCTGGGTGTACCCGGAGCAGAACACGCTGCCCAGCGTCAGCCTGGCCGAGCTCTCAGTGCAGCACGCCGACTCTCTGGAGAACATCGATGAGACAGGGCTATCCGAGGACCACCTGAGCACCAGTGACCACGAGGCCTGAGCCCTCACTGCAGCCTTCTCACAGGGGGACCCCCTTGTGACCGGGGCTTGGCAGCCAGGTGGCATGGGTGGGAATTCGGCCCCCTGTGCCCCAATAGTCACATCTGCTCTCCAACTCCTTCGTCATAGACCTCCCTACCCAGGCAGCAGGGTACTGTCCCATGGGAACCTACAGCACGGGTGCTGGAAAGAGGGAGGACAGGCACCCTGGTCCCCCCTGCACCCATGGTGGCCCATGGAGATGTCCCCAgacaggaggcagagctggcagcggGAGCGGGTGCCTCAAGGAGAGGCTgggcagggcaagggagggggaACCCTTCATGGGGTGGGTAGGAGCTTTCCTGGCAGCAGGATATCCCTTTGCTGCTGTAAGACCTTCCAGGGATGTCCCTCAAAGGTCCAGAAGTCGGGGGGGGTCTATGGGGGTCCTGACTAGgctttgcagcagcacagggcttGGACCGACCTTCTCTGGCCCGAGAtctggctctgccagccccacaaTCAGGCTGGACCCACTCCAGCCCACCAAACCCCCCAAGCTTTGTGTGACCCCCTCATCTCAGGGAGCCCTCCCAGGTCCTCTCCTGGGCATCAGGCTCACCTCCACAAGCTGGCTGTGGCCCAACTGGCTCTGGGGGCCCCTTCCCCAGGTTGTGTTTGGAGGGGCTTGTCCTGGCAGTGGGGTCTTGGGCAGCCTCTGTCCCCACTCCTTTGGTGTTTACCGCTGCTGTGGTTTCTGGCACAACAATAAAGGGGTTGGTGTGTGTGCGAGAGCGCTTCGGGCTGGCACAGGACAGCGAGGACGCTGGCACTGAGCCCACCCCGAGGCTGTCCAGGCACCAGATCCTGGGTCAGCTGGGAGGGCCAGTCCAGCCGTGCAGTCCCAGCACCCAAGGGTGTCCCTCAGCAAGGAGCGAGCTGGCCggtggtggggcaggaggggcagatGCTGGGCTCTGCACACCCACGTGCACGGGGGTGAGCGTGCGTGGGCACGGGGCAGCTCCCAGCGGGCTGCAGGAAATTAGTCTAGACAGACGCTGCTGGGGGAATACACTGCCAAACGCTGGATTTTCCATCTAGCCACTCGCCCCCACGCTCCGCAGCTGCCTGTGGCTGCTGGGCTTCTGCCCCGGGTGGGTGTAAGCCTGATCTGCGCCAGGCCAAGGCAAACAGGGCTGTCACTGCTGCCGGTGCTGGGGTGCCCAGCTCTGGCCATGTCCCAGCAAGGTAAAGACTAGGGGACACGGCCAGGACGTGGCAGCCGCTCTCACAGCCAGAGCTCTGCCCAGGCAGTGGTGGGGGACAATCCCCTGGTAGCACCCAGGGCTTGCAGCCTGCCCAGAGCCACGTGCCACTGTGGCTTTTGGGGTCCCTCTGACCCACCCAGCCTCACCCTCCCTGGTCACCCCGACCCGCTGTGGTCCCACCCtgagctgggggtgctgctgccctgtgctgaCTTCTCCCACACCTTGTGCTTCACCTCCCCAGTTCATCCAGATGCCCACCCCAGCATCCCGGGCACGGATGCTCACTGTCCCCCTTTAGCCACCCCATTAGGTCACGTATGTCCCCTGCACTGCTCCAGGGGGATGTCACACGTGCGTATCTCACTGCAGacagtgctggggaggggaggtcCTGGCCATGGGGATGGCCAGCTCCCAGTTTGCAGCTGGGCTGGCCACACCAGCAGAGCAGGGGCAAGAAGCTGCTCCTGCggggaaaatacagaaaacccaAGGGCAGGAGATGTGCAGGCTCCCCCCTCGCAGCGCACGGGGCTCTTGGCACGGGGAACagtccccccccaccctgccccacgCTGCTCCCACCATGTCAGCAGGCAGAGGGCACCCGCAACAGGGAGGCTTTGACCTGGGAGAAGGCACATCTCAGTCCCAAATTGCCCCAAAAAACAATTTGCCATGatggtggcagagctgggcagggaatCGTGGCCAGAGCAATGGATAGAAacacccctgggtgctgccctgGTGGGCCAGAGCCCACTGGCTCCCCGAGCccacagggtgctggggtgaAGAGCACCCTGCACAGCCTGGGTGCTGCGGGCAGCAGCACCGTCTCCTCTCGTCGCCCGGATGTTTCTCTGCGGCAGCGGgcgcagctctgctgcagggctATATTTAGCCAGCCCTAAGGAGGTGTGAGAAGCCGCTGTCTGAGCACCGAGAGGCCAGCGGGGAGTCCCCActgcccagccagccctggggggAAGGTTGTGCTGGGGTGGGTGACATCTCAGCCCAGGATGCTGCCCAAAATAACCAGGACATCAAGTGCATGGTGAGGACAAGGGCCACTGGGGTGGCAGGGACACTGGTCCACATCCAGCACTGAGCTGGGGCAGAGATCCCGGCCCCCAGCATCACCCTGGCCAGGGAGcaggggtgtggggctggggaggggggctgccCCAGATGCCATGGGGTGCCAGGAGGCCCAGCATGGTGATTTCTTACTGAACAATGTGTCACTGCTGGCTTTCCTGTggcacaaacaagaagggggcCATGCGCTGGCATCCCCCAAGCAAGGGGGGgcgcaggcagggtgcagggggacCGGAGCCCCCCCGGGTGCCCTCTCCGGGATGCTGGGGGAGCGGGTGGCTCACAGCCAGACACGCGGGGGCTGTCCCCCAcacagctggatggcttttccTGCCTGGCCCCGAGAAGAGAGGAGCCGCCCCAGGAGCACAGATTGGAAAGGAAACgggaagctgctgctggaggagagatTAGCCCGGAGGCAGTGATGTCAGCCAGCCCCCCatggatggggagggggggggagtgCGGCGTGAGCCCCCCTGTCCTGCCTGCACACGCTGCTACAGCCCACTGCAGTGCCCCCGGCATCAAACGTGCCCCGGCTGGGGGACGAGGTGACCCCGTTCCCAGGCTCTCATGCTTTGCATCTCCTGAGCTCATGGATATGTCTTGGGCAGCTCTCGCCCCCCACCACCCACACCAGGACCCTGAGCCCAGAGGGAGCCCCTCATCTTATCTCATGGACTGGCCTTCAGCAGGGTTCTTGTCTGGAGAGGTCCAGAAGATTTCCAAGCCCAACAGTCTCCagcttcccccttcccaccccccaccAAGCCCTCACAGGGGCTCAGCTTTCTGCTGTGCCCCAGCAAACCCGCCAGGCTCAGTCCCAACCCCACATTTCAGCTGTCCTACATGCCATTTGCCCTCTAGGTACGAGTCCTGAGTGTCCCTCACCCAGTCCTCCTCCTAAGAGTTGCTCCCACCATCACTGCACACATCCCCCAGCATAATCCAGTGTGGGTAGGGCTGAAGGGAGAGTAAAGGCTGCCTTGGGGTGCAGAACATGCTgatggctggggagggagggagggagggagggaagaagggaggcagggagggaggaagggggtgaATGGAGATGTGAATGGAGGGATGAAGGGAGGAATGGGTGGATGgatagatggatggatggatggatggatggatggacagcTGAACACATGGACCTTGGGGGACAGTGTCACCATGTGTGCTACCTGGAAAGGGGAAGGACTGCACAGGTCAATATTTTGGAAGGATCCAACCTGCACTTTGATCTTCACTTCCTCCAGCCCTTGCCAGCATCTTCACAAAGCCCAATCCCCCAGCCCAAGGGGTGTTTTCTGATCCTG
This window of the Nyctibius grandis isolate bNycGra1 chromosome 22, bNycGra1.pri, whole genome shotgun sequence genome carries:
- the STARD10 gene encoding START domain-containing protein 10; the encoded protein is MSREGEMVYIPDDSDFSSFRDQCESLEGWHCRYNKAGVTVWSQGQEESCTVQKIKTRISCKDVPAETLYDVLHDTRYRKKWDSNMIETYDIGRLTVNADVGYYSWKCPSPLKNRDFVTLRSWLPLGNDYMIINYSVKHPKYPPRKDFVRAVSLQTGYLIKANGAGACILYYLTQVDPRGSLPKWVVNRVSQFVAPKAMKKIYKAGLKYPEWKRKHDPGYKPWVYPEQNTLPSVSLAELSVQHADSLENIDETGLSEDHLSTSDHEA